One region of Arvicola amphibius chromosome 3, mArvAmp1.2, whole genome shotgun sequence genomic DNA includes:
- the Chst2 gene encoding carbohydrate sulfotransferase 2, whose amino-acid sequence MSRSSPRALPPGALPRPLPAAPAAVQRALLPPWPRRAGRRWPASPLGMKVFRRKALVLCAGYALLLVLTMLNLLDYKWHKEPLQQCNPDGPLGAAAGATGGGWGRPGSPPAAPPRAHPRMDPRIPYRPPAAGVGAVPAAAVGAVGAAASPGNGTRGTRGGGDKRQLVYVFTTWRSGSSFFGELFNQNPEVFFLYEPVWHVWQKLYPGDAVSLQGAARDMLSALYRCDLSVFQLYSPAGSGGRNLTTLGIFGAATNKVVCSSPLCPAYRKEVVGLVDDRVCKKCPPQRLARFEEECRKYRTLVIKGVRVFDVAVLAPLLRDPALDLKVIHLVRDPRAVASSRIRSRHGLIRESLQVVRSRDPRAHRMPFLEAAGHKLGAKKEGMGGPADYHALGAMEVICNSMAKTLQTALQPPDWLQGHYLVVRYEDLVGDPVKTLRRVYDFVGLLVSPEMEQFALNMTSGSGSSSKPFVVSARNATQAANAWRTALTFQQIKQVEEFCYQPMAVLGYERVNSPEEVKDLSKTLLRKPRL is encoded by the coding sequence ATGAGCCGCAGCTCGCCTCGAGCTCTGCCCCCGGGCGCGCTTCCCCGGCCGCTGCCGGCTGCGCCTGCCGCCGTGCAGCGGGCCCTGCTCCCGCCGTGGCCCCGGCGCGCAGGACGCCGCTGGCCTGCGTCCCCGCTCGGGATGAAGGTGTTTCGCAGGAAGGCGCTGGTGCTGTGCGCGGGCTACGCACTGCTGCTGGTGCTCACGATGCTCAACCTTCTGGACTACAAGTGGCATAAGGAGCCACTGCAGCAGTGCAACCCCGACGGGCCTCTGGGTGCCGCGGCTGGGGCGACAGGGGGCGGCTGGGGACGGCCGGGGTCGCCTCCTGCAGCGCCACCCCGCGCTCACCCGCGCATGGACCCCCGTATTCCATACCGCCCTCCCGCAGCCGGCGTGGGGGCAGTTCCCGCAGCCGCGGTGGGGGCTGTAGGAGCTGCGGCCTCTCCAGGCAACGGCACTCGAGGCACCAGGGGTGGAGGGGACAAGCGGCAGTTGGTGTATGTGTTCACCACGTGGCGTTCCGGTTCGTCCTTCTTCGGCGAGCTCTTCAACCAGAACCCTGAGGTGTTCTTCCTCTACGAGCCTGTATGGCACGTGTGGCAAAAACTGTACCCCGGGGACGCGGTTTCCCTGCAGGGGGCAGCGCGGGACATGCTGAGCGCTTTGTACCGCTGCGATCTTTCGGTTTTCCAGCTGTATAGCCCCGCCGGCAGTGGGGGGCGCAACCTTACCACTCTGGGCATCTTTGGGGCAGCCACCAACAAGGTGGTGTGCTCCTCGCCACTCTGTCCCGCCTACCGCAAGGAGGTCGTCGGGCTGGTGGACGACCGCGTGTGTAAGAAGTGCCCACCTCAACGCCTGGCACGCTTCGAGGAGGAGTGCCGCAAGTATCGCACGTTGGTTATCAAGGGCGTGCGCGTCTTCGATGTGGCTGTGTTGGCGCCGCTGCTTCGAGATCCAGCCCTGGACCTCAAGGTCATCCACCTGGTGCGGGATCCTCGCGCGGTTGCCAGCTCCCGCATCCGCTCACGTCACGGCCTCATCCGGGAAAGCCTACAGGTGGTGCGAAGCCGGGATCCGAGAGCCCACCGCATGCCCTTCCTGGAGGCCGCTGGCCACAAGCTGGGTGCCAAGAAGGAGGGTATGGGTGGACCAGCAGACTACCATGCTCTGGGCGCAATGGAGGTCATCTGCAACAGTATGGCCAAAACGCTGCAGACAGCCCTGCAGCCGCCTGACTGGCTACAGGGACACTACTTAGTGGTGAGGTACGAGGATCTGGTGGGAGACCCGGTAAAAACTCTACGGAGGGTGTACGACTTTGTGGGGCTGCTGGTGAGTCCTGAAATGGAGCAGTTTGCCCTGAACATGACCAGTGGTTCGGGTTCGTCCTCTAAGCCTTTCGTTGTGTCAGCTCGCAATGCCACTCAGGCCGCCAATGCCTGGCGGACCGCGCTCACCTTCCAGCAGATCAAGCAGGTGGAGGAGTTTTGCTACCAACCTATGGCAGTGCTGGGCTATGAGCGGGTCAATAGCCCTGAAGAGGTCAAAGACCTCAGCAAGACCCTGCTTCGGAAGCCCCGGCTTTGA